The DNA region TGGTCGAATAGGAGCATGAGGGGTCCCCAAGGTGCAGTGCGGCGCCGATGGCCGGCCGCCCCCCTATGGGGCAAGGCGACACAAGCCGCCCGGTGCGGGCCGAGACGCAATGTGGGTCAGACGCAGCACAAACCAGAAACCCGATCCTCGCGAGGCTCGCAGTCGCGAGTAAACGTTAAGTTAAGTCTCAGCGAATGCGAGGTAATGCGCGGGAATACGAAGATTTTTGCGGGTCAATTGGTGCTGGATTTCGACCGCGGGAGCCAAGTGATTCGTCGTGCGCGCCGCGCCGGCACGAACGCGGGTCACAATCGCTTGTTATTCTCACACGAGATCATATCTCCACGATCAGGGCCGAGTTCGCCCGATGGAATGGAGACGCTGCCGTGCCGACCTTGACGCGCTTTCGCTTGAATGACGCCCGCCCTCTTCTGCTGGCGGGGCTCGTCGCACTCCTCGCAGGGCCTGCGGGGGCAACCGAGGGACAGGGGCGCTACACTATACAGCCCACGGAAGGCGGCGTTGTCCGCCTCGACCGTGAGACGGGCGCCATGTCGTTCTGCAGCGGCGCGGAGGGCAACTGGACCTGCAAGGCCATGCCGGAGACCGAGGGCGCCCTGAAAAAGCGGATCGAGGAGCTTGAGGCGGATAAGCGGGCGCTCGAGGCGGAGCGCCGGCTGCGCGATGGCACCCCCGGCCCGACCGCGAAAGCGCCCGACGCAACGGAGCAGGCGCCGCCGGCAGGCGAGCTGGCCCCGCCGCCTCCGCCTGGCGACCTGCCGGTTCCCACTGAAAAGGACGTCGACAAGTTGTTCGACTACGTCGAGGGCATGGTGAAGAAGTTCAAGGAGCGCATCGAGCGGCTCGAGCGCGAGGCCCAGAAGGAGCCCGAGGTCCCGCTCTGAGCGGCCCTAGAGGAAGAGCCTGTAGCGGACGAAGTCGTCGGCCTTCGCGAACCGGTCGTAGACGCTGCGCGCCGTCGCGTTGTCGGCCTGCGTATGCCAATAGAGCCGCGACCACCCGTTGGTCTTTCCGAGGCTGACCAGATCGCGGATGAGCGCTTCACCGATGCCGCGTCCGCGATGCTCGGGCGCCACGAACAGGTCCTCGAGATAGCAGATCGGCGCCGTCGTCCAGGTCCCGGCGTGCAGCACCGACAGGGTAAAGCCGCAGACCTCGCCTGAGGTTTCCGCCACGCGGCAGAACAGCCCGTCCTGCTTGCGGATCAGTCGTTCCCAAGTTTTCGCCGTCACCTCCTCCGGTACGTCCGCCTTGTAGAACGCGACGTATCCGTCCCACAGCTTGCGCCACGCGGGCTGGTCGCTGGGAAACGCGTCGCGGATCAGCATGGGAAAGCGTCCGAGTGGGAGCGGAGGATCGCCGCCGGGCGACCGTGCGCTTAGGTAAGGGGCGAACATGTATGAGCCAACAACCCCCTGAGGAACAGTAGCAAATTGCAGCAGTCTAAAAAATTAACGCGACGGTCGCGGATGCGACCGTCGCGCCAAAGACCGAAAGTTCGGAAGATCGACGGTTAGATGATGTCGATCTCGGCCGGCAGATACGAGGTGACCTCGAGACCGACTTCCTGCTCGCGGACCGAAGGCTTCATCCAAGTCTTCATAGGTAGTTCCTCCTTTTGTAGATGCGAGACGAAGCACGTCTCTGCACGTTGACTAATTAGGTTCGCGCCGTCTGCCTGACCAATCGTATTTTCATTCGCGTTCTATCAGTCGGACTGATGCTACTGTGTACCAAAATGCCGAAATTGCAGGAATTTAGCGCGTTTTTCGACACTGCTTCGCGCATGCCGCACGCTCTAGTCGCCTGCTCACGCCGAGATGAACCTTTCGTGAGAGACGTATGCGCGGCAAGGCCGATTCTATCGCGCTTTATGCGTCGTCTCTCATAAGGGGCAGCGAAACGATCGACCGAGGAGGGGCGAAGTAAGGAGCTGAAAAAAAATGCTCACACGAAATAGCGAGACCGAGCTCGCCGGAGAGAAATGCGAGCGAATGAACTATACGGAGTCCGGAATAGGACAAGCGCCGCCGCGATAGGCCACAAAAGAAAACGGCGACCGCTTTCGCGATCGCCGTCGAATTCGCTTTAAAAGCCGTTCGACTTAGATGATGTCGATCTCAGCCGGCAGATACGAGGTAACCTCGAGGCCGACTTCCTGCTCGCGAACCGAAGGCTTCATCCAGGTCTTCATGGCAGTTCCTCCTTAGAGTGTTCCAACAACCAGCGGGCCGCCAGCCCAACTGATGCTGCTCCGTATATAGGCAACAAGCTTGATAACGACAAATCGCAAGTGTGTGATCGGAGGATCAGAGAAAATTATCGACAGGCAAAGATAAACTTATCAAGGCGGCCCGAGGCAGCCGACAAGAGGAGGTAGAAAGTGGCCTGATATCAGGTGGTTGGCGGGATTTTTCAAGCCGGAGGGCTGGGTTCGTCCAGATCCGACGAAAGCGCCTCCTCGAGCTCTTTCAGGTCCTCCGGAATTGGAAGCCCATAGGCTTTCAGCTCGTTGAGCTTCTCCCATAGCTGAAGGTAGAGCTCGTGGGCGTCCTCAGGCTCGTTTTGCATCCGCGTGAGCAGAACGCCGATCTCCGCCTTGACATCTTCGAACGCCATGGGGCTCTCCTTTTCGCGCAACGTATGCCTGAAATAGGAACGCGGTTCGCACGGTTGCAAGGTGCGAGACCCGCCGCCGAGCATAGTCTGCCATAGCGTCGGCACAATTGTTGGACCTCAATCGGTCGGTGCGAGGATCGGAGTGAGCAGACGGGGCAGCGGCTCTTCCGAAGCAAGGTGGAACGGGAGTAACCCGAGAACGGGAACATGAGTGGGGGAGCAATGGGGGAACGGTTCATCACCCGGAGAGCCGGTCTGTTCACCGTGACCGCGATGGCAATGGGCCTCGCTGTCGGCACCGCTGTTGCCGGTGACCCGCCGAAGTACTGGGCGGTCACGGGTGTCGCCACCGACGATGTCCTCAACATGCGCGACGTCCCGCACGGCGACAGTAGGAAGCTCGCCGGCATCCCGCCCGACGCGCGCGGCCTCAAGAACTTTGGTTGTCTGCGTCCCGAGCCGAGTCTCGATCGCTGGATGGAGATGACGGAGGACGAGCGCCGCAACGCCAAGCTCGAATGGTGCCGCGTCGAGTACAGGGGGCGTCAGGGCTGGGTCGCTGCGCGCTTTTTGAAACCCGACGCCGGCGCGCGTTGATCGGGCGGACGTGAGCATAACGAAGGTGTGCTCACGCGTAGCTTTTCTCACGCAGCGCCCGAGAAATACAAAAGCTTAGCGGTTTAGTGACGTTCGCCTGTGTTATGCTGCGCCCCGTGCGGAACGAACGGGGGGATGGCACGTAGGAGGAAGGTGAGGCCGCGGTACGCGCCGAGCTGGCAGTGTGGGGTTTGCGTAATGCGTTTCGATTTTGAGGCGTTCCGCCAGTTGTTCCCGGAGTTGACCTCCATCACCACCGTGTTCGCGGGCGGAGGCGTTGCGCTCGCCACGCTGATCGTCGCCTACGGCGCCCTGGTCGGCACAGGCGAGATCGCAGCCGAGGCTGAATCCCGCGGTGATGCAGTCGCCGTCGAAGGCTCCGTGTTCAAGCCCGTCACAGCCACGCAACCGCAAACGGTTGAAACCACTGCCGCGCGGGCATCTTCCGCCGATGCGCCGGTCGCACGTAACTTGGACGATCCGCGAGCCGTCGCCCACGCTGTGCAGACGAAGCTGAAAAGCGCGGGCTGCTACAGCGGCCCCGTGAACGGCATCTGGACGGCCTCGACGCAGGCCGCAATGCGAGAGTTCACCGCGCGCGTAAATGCACGCCTGCCGGTCAACCGCGCTGATCCCGTGCTGCTGGCGTTGATCGAGACACATCACGAGGCCTCGTGCACGGATGCAGCACCGTCCGCGCAGAGCGCCGAGGCGGCGGCAGGCGTCGAAACGCAACGCAGCGGATCGGGACAACGGGCCGAGCGCCGTGCCGAGCTGCACACGTCGTCCGTTTCCGGAGAGGCAGCAGGCCGCGCCGAGCACCTGAGCTATTCGGATGAAGATCGGCGTTCTCTGGATACGCTTGCGGCCGCCGAGCCGGACACAGCCGAGTCCGACGCAACGAGCGCCGCAGGCACAGCCGCCACGGCCGCTGCAGCGGGAGCCGCCGCGTCGAAGGCCGCGAAGCCCGAGCGTCGCTCGACGTCACGCAAGTATCGGCAGCCCTCGATCGCGCGCCAAGTCTCGCGCGGTTTCCGCCAACTTCAGCGCGACCTCAACAAGCTCTTTTGATCGCCGCGTGATTTTTTATTAGGAGAAAAGGCGTTCTCGCAACTCTTCGCACGCGCCATCGAGTCCCGGAAACATAGATCCTGCCGTGATGCCCATCAGGCTTAGTTCCTGCATGACGCGGGCGCGCGACGAAACAGGTAAGTCAATCGCTTCCAAATAAGTGACGCCTCGCTCAAATTCACGTGCGCGAATATATGCCTCAACATCATCAACGTTCGTCAGCGTCGATAAGGCTTGTTGCGGCACCATGCGTTCATTGCCGATCGCTAATGCCCGTAAAACCGAAAAATGTGGGTGGCGCGTCACCAAGTTCTGAATCTGACCGAAATGCTCGCACCAGCGCCGTTCGTCGAAAACGAAAATTCTAACCTTGGCGTCGTTCGCGGCCCGAACTGCTGCAGCTTTTGGAACGCTCTTGTACGCAAAGAACGCGCCGACAAACGGCGACAATGTCCAATCCATTAAAGGCGTAGGGTAACCGTGATGCTGGACGAGATTGTAGAACGCGCCAGTCTGAAGCGGCTCATACTATAGCGATGTAGATCAGCCCGTCCCGTGCGGTGAAAGGACGTTCGAAGTCTCCATGGCTTAGCCTGTCCTCGGAAGATATAGCGGCCATGGTCCAGTTTGACAGCGAAGTCCTTGAACGCTTCCCATGTGGTAACATCTGCTCGCGGTATCAGCTCGGATGGCCTCGATGGATCTTCGCGCTCGATTGTTGCCGATCCCTCAGCGTCGTGCTCTGTGCGCCATGTGAGTTCTAACCGCGTGTCCGTCGCATTGAATTTCACGTCGGCGTAACTGGCGAAATTCGCATCTGGATAGCGACTGGCGATAACGTCCCAAGAAGTCGGTTCGAGGGTGTCCGGATGGAGCGGCAATAGTGGTGATTGAAAGGTTCCCCGTGTCTCCTTCGTGGGCGTCACAATGACCGCCCAGGTCCCCGGAAGAGTTGAGTCAGGGCCATAGAGATATGCGCAACCGCGATAATAGGTGTCAAACTCGTCGATCTCGACAATGATGTTGCCTCGCTGACTGCCCTCGTATTGTCCGCGCCATTGCCCTTTCATCGTAGTCGTGGCTACCCCGCACCCCGCCCAACCTTCCAAACCTCTTCCTGCACGCGAATGTCCGCGAGGATGCGGTCGAGCAGCAAACACGTCCGCTTGAAGAGATCCGAGCCGCGCCGGTAGTCGGCCGCCGCAAAGAAGTCGACGCGGCCCGCGCGGAACAGCTCCACGCACGTCTCAAAGCCCTTGCCGCGCTCTTCCGGATGCACGGCGATCGCGTGCCCGCCGCTCTTGCGCATCAGCGCCATCGACGGCACGTCGGTCTCGCCGTCGCCGAAGTAGATCATGTTGCGGAATGGGATTGGCCGCTGCTCCTCGGGCATGTGCGAGTTGATGCTGTCGCCGAGATCCTCGATGCCCTTGTTGATGCGGAACAGGTATTGCGTCTTGCCGGTGTCGGTGATGACGCGCTTCGGAAACGGCAGCTCGTAAGCGTCGAACCAGTATTCGGATGCGAACACGTTGTGGAAGTGATGGCGGATCGACGTGCCGTCGATGATCTCGGTCAGCCCCGACGACACCAGATAGTGCCGAAGCTCGACACCCTTCGACTCCGAGCGGATGTTGATCCACTCGGCGATGGCGTCGAACCATTCCGCGACGCCCGGATAAAGCTCGACCTTCGCACCCTGCTTGACGAGATCATCGCGGTCGATGCGCAGCCCCTTCTCGCGCGCCATCTTGTACATCAGGTGCATGTAGGTGATTAGAGGATCGGCGCCCTGCTCGCGCGCGAGGCGCGAGCACTCGGCCCAGAACTGGGCGGGCTCGATGCCGAGCTGCGGCAGGAACGAATACTCCTGCATCGGGCGCGGCGAGAGCGTGCCGTCGAAATCGTAGACGAGCGCGATGGTCTTCTTCTCGAAAACCTCGGTGGGGTTGGCGGGCTTTTTCTTCGCCTTCGCAGGCGGCGCGTCCACGTGCGAGGACGCCTCATCCGCGTCCCGCTCTCTGTCCCGCCCTGTCGCGCGCTCGGTCATCGCCGGCTCCTGTCCATCAAATATCTTGACGGACAGTCGGCCGATTCGGGTGGCGCGCTGAAGGCGGCGCGCGGCGGCATGCACAACTTGAGCGTCGCTCTCAAGCCGCCGCTGCGGGCGGAAATACGAGCGATTGGTGCACGCCCGCGCCCGCCATGACGCCATCGGCCGAGGCCAGCGTCGCATTGTGCATGGGCCGCGAGATATCTCCGGCGGCATAGACACCCGGAACGCTGGTTTGCTTCGCAGCATCGGTCTTGATGACGGGACCGAACGGGCCATCCTCCATCGCGCATCCCAGTTGATTGGCGATGTCGCTCTGAAAACTCGTGCGCGGCGTGAGGTAGAGCGCCGCGATCGGCACCAGCCGCCCGTCCGCGAGCCGCACGCCGTCGAGCTTTGGCGCCTGCCCTTCCAACGCAGCGATCGGCGCCGGTTCGAGGGTGACCTGCCGGGCAGCAAGTCGCGCTTGCGTCTCCGCGTCCGGCATCGGCCCGCCATTGAGGAAGAACGTCGTCGGTCCCCAGTCGGGAATAAGCGCGGCCTGATGCGTCGAGTGCGGCAGCACGCTCAATACGCCGAGCGGCTGGCCGAGGAATTCGAAGCCGTGGCAGTAGGGGCAATGCAGCACCGTTTTGCCCCAGCGGTCCTGCACGCCAGGGATGGCCGGCAAGGTGTCCTTGAGGCCGAAGGCGAGCACGATCCGTCGCGCCATGAGCCGCTGACCGTCGGCAAGCGTCAGCGCGAAGCCGTCTTCGTCGGCCGCCGCGTCCACGGCCGCGCCATCGACAAAGCGGACGCTCGGGTAGGCGGCCACCTTCGCGCGCGCCGTCGCGAGCATTTCATACGGGGCGACGCCATCCAGACCGAAGAAGCCGTGCGAGGCCGACGCGAAGCGGTTGCGCGGCGTGCCCGTATCGATGACGCACACAGAACGGTTGGCACGGGCAAGCTGCATCGCAGCCGAGAGACCGGCGAAGCTTCCGCCGATGATGATGGCGTCGTTACGCATGCGGATGCTCCTTGTGGGTCGGGCCGCGCTTGGCGAGGCGGCGATTGAAATCGCGGGAGAGGTCGGCGAGCGTCACAGCGCCGAGCTTGGCAAAGAACAGCGCCTCGACGTCGCGGAAGGTGGACTCGAGCGCGTGATTGACGGCCTGCTCGACGAGACATTCGGGATTTTCGCTGCGATGTCCGAGCGCGACGAGAGGCGGCTCGCCGACGGCTTTGTAGATGTCGGCCAGGGTCACGGTCTTGGGATCGCACGCGATCGCCCAACCGCCGCCGTGACCCTTTGCCGACTCGACGAAACCCTGGTCTCGCAGCCCCGCCATGACGCGCCGCACGACGACGGGGTTAGTGTCCATCATCTTTGCGAGCTGTTCGGACGTGGCCGGCGTCTTCATGCCGAGCATGTGCAAGAGCACGTGCAGCACGCCCGAGAGTTTGCTGTCCTGCCTCATGCAACAACATATGTTACATGATGGTGCAAATGACAAGGGGGCGTGAAATAGCTCGGGAGCGAGCTACGTCATGCCGATGTGTGGCGCGCGAGCTGCGCGCGCCGAGCACCACTCAGTCAGTGATTGTGGCCGCACCCGCAGCCCTTGCCGTGCGCATGGTCGTGATCGTGGTCATGGTCATGGCTGTGCCCGTGGCCGCCGCAACAGCCGCCCTCACCATGGTGGTGATGATGGTCGTGCTCATGATCATGGTGGTGCTCGTGATCATGGTCATGTCCATGATCGTGGCCGCACCCGCATCCGTCATGGGTGTGCTCGCTGGGATCGGTCAGCACCGCTGCCAGTCGCCGCTCGAGCGCGATCGACTGCTCGCGCGGCGCATCGCGCGCCTCGATGGTGAGCGCCATGATCTCCGCTCCGAGCCGCAGGTCGTGCACCTGTCCGAGGTAGTGGCGCCGCAGCCGCCCCTGGCGGTCGAACAGCAGCACCGTCGGCGTGCCCTGGATCTCGTAGGCCTCCATGGTCTTGGGCAGGCCTTTGCCGTCGGCTGTGTCGAGCGCCACTGCGAACGGCAGCTCTTGCTCGGCGATGAAAGCTTCGAGCACGGCCTTGTCCTGCTTGTCCGTCTGCTCGAACGGCGTGTTGAGCCCGATGACGACCACCTCGTCGTCGCTGAACGCGCCGGCGATGCGCGCCGCCTGCGGCAGGCCATGCTTCAGGCTGCCGGGGCAGTGCTGCTGAAACGCGGCGACCACGACGACCTTGCCCCTGAGGCTCTTGAACGTCGGAGGTGTGTCCGCGTTGAACCAGGCTGCGGCTTGAAACTCTGGCGGGTTCTCAGGATCGAACATCAGGGTCCTTTCTAAACGGAGTTGCGCTACCATATCTGGAAAGCGTGCCCTGCGGCAGGGGGAGCGTCATTGCTGCGCTGCCCAGCCGGCCAGGGCGCGAAAATTGGGAGACGGCGCTATGTCGGTGCGGGGCTTATGTCTGGGGCTTGCGATCGCAGGCGCGACAGCCGGCATCCCCGTTGCGACCCCGGCGCGTGCCCAATCCATGCTCGACATGGTCGATTTGATGTCCCCGGCCTTCACGCAGGCCGAGATGAGCCGTGCCGACATCGAAAAGGCCATCGCCGGCCTGCCCGAGGGCGAGAAGCTTGACCTTTTCGGCAAGGCCCTGAACAAGCTTGATCTCTCCGGCATGGACCTGCGCCGCGTCAACCTCCAGGCGGCGCGCCTCATGGGCTCGGATCTTTCCGGCGCCAATCTCGAAGGTGTGAACCTTGATTCCGCCTGGGCGCTGAATTCCAATTGGACACGCGTCAACCTCAAAGGCGCGAGCCTGTTCGGCACCCAGCTGATTGGTGCCAAGCTCGACGGCGCCGACATGAGCGGCGCCCGAGTTGCGGGCGACTTTTCTAAAGCCAGCATGACGGGCGCCAACCTCGACGGGGCCGACCTCTCCGCCGACGAGAAGAACCAGTCGATGGGGCTGATGCGAGGCACGTTCCGCAGCGCCAACCTCGAAGGCGCTTCGCTCAAGGGCGCCAACCTGCGCCGCGCGCTGATCGAGTACACCTCGTTGAGGAACGCCGATCTCACGGGCGCCTCTCTCGCCGGCAGCGAGCTTGGCGGTTCGGACTTCACGGAAGCAAACGTGGCCGGCGCTGATTTCGCCGAGGCAGACCTCAATAGCGCCCACATCGGCGCCATGAGGAACGCCGACAAGGCTCTCAATATCGACAAGGCGAAGAACGTCGACCGGGCATTCCGAAACTGAGGCCAGGGGCGCGGTGCCGTGTGGCGTCAGGCTGGCTGGCTACGGCAGATCGGCGGCCGGCCACACCTGGAACAGCCCGCTGCTCGTGGTGCTCATGGCCTCGACGACGGCCATATTGTCGAAGCCGGCGAGGCGCGACTGCATGGCGACGAGCAAGGCGTGCTCGCCGCGCGCGTCCATGGGAATCGCGATCGACTGGCGGCCGTCGCGGTTGGTGAGGATCCAGAACAGGTCCGGTTCGAACGGGCCCGCATCCGTCGTCAGCACGGCAACGTTTCCAAGCTCGGCCCAGGCGAGCGTCAGCGCGCTTCCCGCGCCGTCGTCGACGCTGATGATCTTGTCGTCATGCGAGACGCACACGGGAGACGTGACGCGGCGTTGAGGCAGAGCCTCTGGGCGTCGTCCGAACAGCTTGGAAAGCCAGTCCAGCATCGCACCACGTGTCCCGAGCCGGGGTATGCGGCGAGGCTTAATTCACCTCGAACAGAGCTCGCCGCACCGCTCCTGTAGATCGAATCATACGGGAGAACGAGCATCAGCCATAAGCGCGAAACCGCACATGAAAAACCCCCGGTGAGAACCGGGGATCTTTCGAGGCTCTAAGCGTGGCTTCTCAGCCGAGCCGCTGCTCGAGCGCCGCAAGCTCCTCGGAGAGCCCAGCGGGCAGTTTGGCACCGAAAGTCGCGAAATGCTCGCGGATGGACGGAAGCTCTGCCTTCCAACCGTCACCGTCCACGCGCAAGAGCTCCGAGAGCGCCTCGCTCGATATGTTGAGCCCCGCGACGTCGAGTGCGCCGTCGGCCGGCAGCCGCCCGATGGGCGTCTCGACGGCTTGGGCCGCATCGTCGCAGCGCTCGAAGATCCACTTCAGGACGCGGCTGTTTTCGGCATAGCCCGGCCAAAGGAACTTGCCCTCCGGGCTCTTCCGGAACCAGTTCACATAAAAGATTTTCGGCATCCGGCCGCCGCCATTTTCACCGATATTGATCCAGTGCTGGAAATAATCGCCCATGTGGTAGCCGCAGAACGGCAGCATCGCCATCGGATCGCGGCGTAGATCGCCGACCTTGCCCGCCGCCGCCGCCGTTTTCTCGGATGCCATGATGGAGCCGAGAAACGTACCATGCCGCCAGGAGAGAGCCTCCGACACGAGCGGCACAACCGAGGCCCGCCGCCCGCCGAACAGGATGGCATCGATCGGCACGCCGGCCGGGTCGTCCCACTCCTTGGCGATGACCGGGCACTGCGCGGCAGGTGCCGTGAAGCGCGCGTTAGGATGCGCGGCAGGCCGCCCCGAGGCAGGCGTCCACGAGCGGCGCATCCAGTCGATAGCGTGCGCTGGCGGCTCGCTCATGCCCTCCCACCAGACGTCGCCGTCATCGGTCAGCGCCACGTTGGAATAGATGATGTTGGCGCCGAGCGTCTTCATCGCGTTGAGATTGCTTTCGTTCGACGTGCCGGGCGCGACGCCGAAGAAGCCGGTCTCGGGATTGATGGCATAAAGGCGCCCGTCGGCGCCAAACTTCATCCAGCAGATGTCGTCGCCGATCGTCTCGGCCTTCCAGCCGGGAATGGTCGGCACCAGCATGGCGAGGTTGGTCTTGCCGCAGGCCGACGGGAAGGCAGCGGCAATGTATTTC from Hyphomicrobium sp. CS1GBMeth3 includes:
- a CDS encoding HAD family hydrolase translates to MTERATGRDRERDADEASSHVDAPPAKAKKKPANPTEVFEKKTIALVYDFDGTLSPRPMQEYSFLPQLGIEPAQFWAECSRLAREQGADPLITYMHLMYKMAREKGLRIDRDDLVKQGAKVELYPGVAEWFDAIAEWINIRSESKGVELRHYLVSSGLTEIIDGTSIRHHFHNVFASEYWFDAYELPFPKRVITDTGKTQYLFRINKGIEDLGDSINSHMPEEQRPIPFRNMIYFGDGETDVPSMALMRKSGGHAIAVHPEERGKGFETCVELFRAGRVDFFAAADYRRGSDLFKRTCLLLDRILADIRVQEEVWKVGRGAG
- a CDS encoding phosphoenolpyruvate carboxykinase (GTP); amino-acid sequence: MNAMPPLEVKTTNPAVLAFVEDSRALFKPERVRWCNGSKWEYQELLKSLVDAGTAQWLNPARRPNSILVRSDPADVARVEDQTFICSLSKEDAGPTNNWADPAEMKATLTQLYDGAMAGRTMYVVPYSMGPIGSPIAGIGVMVTDSAYAVANMHIMTRVGDKVLEALGQSPDFVRGRHTVGYPLSTPSTADVPWPCDKTKYISHFPETREIWSYGSGYGGNALLGKKCHALRIASVKARDEGWMAEHMLILKLTNPEGRVKYIAAAFPSACGKTNLAMLVPTIPGWKAETIGDDICWMKFGADGRLYAINPETGFFGVAPGTSNESNLNAMKTLGANIIYSNVALTDDGDVWWEGMSEPPAHAIDWMRRSWTPASGRPAAHPNARFTAPAAQCPVIAKEWDDPAGVPIDAILFGGRRASVVPLVSEALSWRHGTFLGSIMASEKTAAAAGKVGDLRRDPMAMLPFCGYHMGDYFQHWINIGENGGGRMPKIFYVNWFRKSPEGKFLWPGYAENSRVLKWIFERCDDAAQAVETPIGRLPADGALDVAGLNISSEALSELLRVDGDGWKAELPSIREHFATFGAKLPAGLSEELAALEQRLG
- a CDS encoding GNAT family N-acetyltransferase, with the protein product MLIRDAFPSDQPAWRKLWDGYVAFYKADVPEEVTAKTWERLIRKQDGLFCRVAETSGEVCGFTLSVLHAGTWTTAPICYLEDLFVAPEHRGRGIGEALIRDLVSLGKTNGWSRLYWHTQADNATARSVYDRFAKADDFVRYRLFL
- the pqqA gene encoding pyrroloquinoline quinone precursor peptide PqqA is translated as MKTWMKPSVREQEVGLEVTSYLPAEIDII
- a CDS encoding TlpA disulfide reductase family protein, with the protein product MFDPENPPEFQAAAWFNADTPPTFKSLRGKVVVVAAFQQHCPGSLKHGLPQAARIAGAFSDDEVVVIGLNTPFEQTDKQDKAVLEAFIAEQELPFAVALDTADGKGLPKTMEAYEIQGTPTVLLFDRQGRLRRHYLGQVHDLRLGAEIMALTIEARDAPREQSIALERRLAAVLTDPSEHTHDGCGCGHDHGHDHDHEHHHDHEHDHHHHHGEGGCCGGHGHSHDHDHDHDHAHGKGCGCGHNH
- the pqqA gene encoding pyrroloquinoline quinone precursor peptide PqqA is translated as MKTWMKPSVREQEVGLEVTSYLPAEIDII
- a CDS encoding pentapeptide repeat-containing protein; its protein translation is MSVRGLCLGLAIAGATAGIPVATPARAQSMLDMVDLMSPAFTQAEMSRADIEKAIAGLPEGEKLDLFGKALNKLDLSGMDLRRVNLQAARLMGSDLSGANLEGVNLDSAWALNSNWTRVNLKGASLFGTQLIGAKLDGADMSGARVAGDFSKASMTGANLDGADLSADEKNQSMGLMRGTFRSANLEGASLKGANLRRALIEYTSLRNADLTGASLAGSELGGSDFTEANVAGADFAEADLNSAHIGAMRNADKALNIDKAKNVDRAFRN
- a CDS encoding NAD(P)/FAD-dependent oxidoreductase, with the protein product MRNDAIIIGGSFAGLSAAMQLARANRSVCVIDTGTPRNRFASASHGFFGLDGVAPYEMLATARAKVAAYPSVRFVDGAAVDAAADEDGFALTLADGQRLMARRIVLAFGLKDTLPAIPGVQDRWGKTVLHCPYCHGFEFLGQPLGVLSVLPHSTHQAALIPDWGPTTFFLNGGPMPDAETQARLAARQVTLEPAPIAALEGQAPKLDGVRLADGRLVPIAALYLTPRTSFQSDIANQLGCAMEDGPFGPVIKTDAAKQTSVPGVYAAGDISRPMHNATLASADGVMAGAGVHQSLVFPPAAAA
- a CDS encoding Rrf2 family transcriptional regulator yields the protein MRQDSKLSGVLHVLLHMLGMKTPATSEQLAKMMDTNPVVVRRVMAGLRDQGFVESAKGHGGGWAIACDPKTVTLADIYKAVGEPPLVALGHRSENPECLVEQAVNHALESTFRDVEALFFAKLGAVTLADLSRDFNRRLAKRGPTHKEHPHA